TTTAGTGCCATCTGTGCGGTCGCTGGCCTTAATCTCGCCAGCGCCTACCTGTTCCTGACGGCGGCCTCCCGGCGCCTCCACGGTCCCTACATGCAAGCGACCCGCGAACGAGTGCAACGATCGCTCACTATTCTCCTGCAAGATGAGGATTAAACCCACCTGCACACACAAACATCAATCTCACTTGAAACCGGTTTACCCTGGAGTCTGCTCAGCTAAATCATTTCATAGTACACTAGAACTATAAAAACGACTTGTCTACCTTAACTATCGAGGGGACATGAGCGTCTATTGCACCCCTATGCTAAAAGCTGTTTGAAAAGACTCTAGCAGCGCGTTTAAGGCTTTTGTGTTAGAATTTTGGCGGGTTTTTGACCCTCTTGGCCTAGAGGCCGCCTCAAGTCAATTTTAGGAGCGATCCATCCATGACCACAGACTACGGTGCCGAACAGATTCAGGTACTTGAAGGGCTTGAACCCGTTCGCAAGCGTCCGGGAATGTATATTGGCAGCACTGGGCCACGGGGATTGCATCACCTAGTATACGAAGTGGTGGATAACTCCGTCGATGAGGCGTTGGCGGGATACTGCACCCACATTGTTGTGGATCTCAATGCCGATGGGTCGGTCACGGTGCGGGATGATGGCCGAGGGATTCCCACCGATATTCACCCGCGGACCGGCAAGTCGGCCCTGGAAACAGTGATGACGGTTCTTCATGCGGGCGGTAAGTTTGGGGGCGGAGGTTATAAGGTCTCCGGCGGCTTACATGGGGTAGGGATCTCGGTCGTCAATGCCCTCTCGGAATGGGTTGAGGTGACGGTCTGGCGCGATCGCAAGGTCCATAAACAGCGCTACGAACGCGGCGTTCCCGTTACCGAACTGATGACAGAACCTGCTCAGGACAACCGCACGGGCACCCAGGTCAGCTTTATGCCCGACGCCCAGATTTTCACCACGGGGATCGAATTTGATTACGCTACCCTAGCGGGTCGGTTACGGGAACTGGCCTACTTGAATGCAGGGGTTGAAATTCGCTTTACCGATCACCGTCAGGCGCAACCGCGTCAAGACATCTTCCACTACGCCGGCGGCATTCGGGAATACATTGCTTACATGAATGTCGATAAGCAAGTCCTGCACGAGGAAGTGATCTATGTTCAGGGCGAACGCAATGGCGTCCAGGTCGAGGTGGCACTCCAGTGGTGTGCCGATGCCTATAACGATAATTTGCTGGGGTTTGCCAATAACATCCGCACGATCGATGGCGGTACCCATTTAGAGGGGCTAAAGGCCGTCCTCACCCGCACGATCAATACCATTGCTCGGAAGCGCAATAAGCTCAAGGAAAACAGTCCAAATCTAGGGGGGGAAAATGTCCGCGAAGGCTTAACGGGCGTGATTTCGGTCAAGGTTCCCAATCCCGAATTTGAGGGGCAAACCAAGACTAAACTGGGCAACACTGAGGTTCGGGGGATTGTCGATTCGTTGGTAGGAGAAGCCTTAACGGAATATCTAGAATTTCGGCCTGCGATCGCGGATGCCGTCATTGATAAGGCCATCCAAGCCTTTAATGCTGCTGAAGCGGCCCGTCGGGCGCGGGAGTTGGTGCGTCGTAAATCGGTATTGGAATCCTCAACGTTACCAGGTAAATTAGCCGATTGCAGTTCTCGTGATCCATCGGAATCAGAAATTTATATTGTGGAAGGCGATTCCGCTGGTGGGAGCGCCAAGCAAGGTAGAGATCGTCGTTTCCAGGCCATTTTACCTCTACGCGGGAAAATTCTCAATATTGAGAAAACTGATGATGCCAAGATCTACAAAAATGCGGAAATTCAAGCCTTAATTACCGCTCTGGGGTTAGGGATTAAGGGCGAAGAGTTCGATGTATCCCAGTTGCGTTACCATCGCATCATAATTATGACTGATGCTGATGTAGATGGCGCTCACATTCGGACACTGTTGCTGACTTTTTTTTATCGCTATCAACGATCGCTAGTGGATCAGGGTTATATCTACATTGCCTGTCCTCCCCTCTATAAAGTCGAGCGGGGCCGTAATCATTATTATTGCTATAGCGATCGCGAACTTCAGGAGCGGCTGAGTAGCTTTCCGGAAAATGCCAACTACACGATCCAGCGCTTTAAAGGGTTAGGGGAAATGATGCCCGAACAGTTATGGGATACCACCATGAACCCGGAAACCCGCACGCTCAAACGGGTTGAAATTGAAGATGCTGCCGAAGCCGATCGCATTTTTACGGTACTGATGGGCGATCGCGTCGCCCCGCGTCGGGAGTTCATTGAAACCTATGGTCCCAAGCTGAATCTCACTGATTTGGACATCTAGGCAACAACCATGACAACAGAACGCTGGACTGATGAACGCCTGGATCAACTGGCACAACTCGTTGAGTCGAATGCACGTCAAATTGAGGCCAATTCTCGTCAGATTGAGG
This DNA window, taken from Trichothermofontia sichuanensis B231, encodes the following:
- the gyrB gene encoding DNA topoisomerase (ATP-hydrolyzing) subunit B, whose protein sequence is MTTDYGAEQIQVLEGLEPVRKRPGMYIGSTGPRGLHHLVYEVVDNSVDEALAGYCTHIVVDLNADGSVTVRDDGRGIPTDIHPRTGKSALETVMTVLHAGGKFGGGGYKVSGGLHGVGISVVNALSEWVEVTVWRDRKVHKQRYERGVPVTELMTEPAQDNRTGTQVSFMPDAQIFTTGIEFDYATLAGRLRELAYLNAGVEIRFTDHRQAQPRQDIFHYAGGIREYIAYMNVDKQVLHEEVIYVQGERNGVQVEVALQWCADAYNDNLLGFANNIRTIDGGTHLEGLKAVLTRTINTIARKRNKLKENSPNLGGENVREGLTGVISVKVPNPEFEGQTKTKLGNTEVRGIVDSLVGEALTEYLEFRPAIADAVIDKAIQAFNAAEAARRARELVRRKSVLESSTLPGKLADCSSRDPSESEIYIVEGDSAGGSAKQGRDRRFQAILPLRGKILNIEKTDDAKIYKNAEIQALITALGLGIKGEEFDVSQLRYHRIIIMTDADVDGAHIRTLLLTFFYRYQRSLVDQGYIYIACPPLYKVERGRNHYYCYSDRELQERLSSFPENANYTIQRFKGLGEMMPEQLWDTTMNPETRTLKRVEIEDAAEADRIFTVLMGDRVAPRREFIETYGPKLNLTDLDI